From Sphingopyxis sp. USTB-05, the proteins below share one genomic window:
- a CDS encoding 50S ribosomal protein L23, with protein sequence MAKAKTIDARHYDVILAPVITEKSTLLSENDAVVFKVANDATKPAIKAAVEALFDVKVLSVNTLVTKGKTKRWKGKPYTRSDVKKAIVRLAAGQSIDVTTGV encoded by the coding sequence ATGGCTAAGGCAAAAACCATCGACGCGCGTCACTATGACGTGATCCTCGCTCCGGTGATCACCGAAAAGTCGACGCTGCTCAGCGAAAATGACGCGGTGGTGTTCAAGGTCGCGAACGACGCGACCAAGCCCGCCATCAAGGCCGCCGTCGAGGCGCTGTTCGATGTCAAGGTGCTGAGCGTCAACACGCTCGTCACCAAGGGCAAGACCAAGCGCTGGAAGGGCAAGCCCTACACCCGCAGCGACGTGAAGAAGGCGATCGTTCGCCTGGCCGCAGGCCAGTCGATCGACGTCACGACCGGCGTCTGA
- the rplD gene encoding 50S ribosomal protein L4, which yields MKVKVQTLDGKAGTDIDLNDDVFGVDARADILHRVVAWQLEKRRGPARAARERSDVSRTGKKFGRQKGGGTARHGDRKAPIFIGGGKAHGPRARTFGHSLNKKIRTLGLKMALSDKAKGGKLVVLDTLELKDAKTKALAGKLGKLELGNRALFIDGDAVHESFAMASANLIGVDALPAIGANVYDIIRADTLVLTRAAVEKLEARCNG from the coding sequence ATGAAGGTCAAGGTTCAGACCCTCGACGGCAAGGCCGGCACCGACATCGATCTCAATGACGATGTGTTCGGCGTCGACGCCCGCGCCGACATCCTGCATCGCGTCGTTGCATGGCAGCTCGAAAAGCGCCGTGGTCCGGCTCGTGCCGCCCGCGAACGCAGCGATGTGTCGCGCACCGGCAAGAAGTTCGGTCGCCAGAAGGGCGGCGGTACCGCTCGTCACGGCGATCGCAAGGCGCCGATCTTCATCGGTGGTGGTAAGGCGCACGGCCCCCGTGCCCGCACCTTCGGCCACTCGCTGAACAAGAAGATCCGCACCCTCGGCCTGAAGATGGCATTGAGCGACAAGGCGAAGGGCGGCAAGCTCGTCGTTCTCGACACGCTCGAGCTCAAGGACGCGAAGACCAAGGCGCTCGCCGGCAAGCTCGGCAAGCTCGAACTCGGCAATCGCGCACTCTTCATCGACGGTGACGCGGTGCACGAAAGCTTCGCAATGGCTTCGGCCAACCTCATCGGTGTCGACGCGCTGCCCGCCATCGGTGCCAATGTCTATGACATCATCCGTGCCGACACGCTGGTCCTGACCCGCGCGGCGGTCGAAAAGCTGGAGGCCCGCTGCAATGGCTAA
- the rplC gene encoding 50S ribosomal protein L3, which produces MRTGVIAKKMGMTRLFQDDGRHVPVTVLSLEGCQVVSVRDKERDGYVAVQLGAGSAKAKNVAKPQRGAYGKAEVEPKAKVVEFRVADDATLDVGAELSADHFVAGQIVDIQGVTQGKGFAGAMKRWGFGGMRASHGVSISHRAHGSTGNRQDPGRVFKNKKMAGHMGARNRTQQNLEIVRTDVERGLLFVKGSVPGSKGGWLLVRDAVKLPRHPEAPYPAGIKSAANSNEAPADAPVETPVEETVVDTAATDGAQES; this is translated from the coding sequence ATGCGTACTGGCGTGATCGCGAAGAAAATGGGGATGACCCGCCTGTTTCAGGACGACGGCCGCCACGTGCCCGTCACCGTCCTGAGCCTCGAAGGCTGTCAGGTCGTCTCTGTCCGCGATAAAGAACGTGACGGCTATGTGGCCGTTCAGCTCGGTGCTGGCTCGGCAAAGGCGAAGAATGTCGCCAAGCCGCAGCGTGGTGCCTATGGCAAGGCCGAAGTCGAGCCGAAGGCAAAGGTCGTCGAATTCCGCGTCGCTGACGACGCGACGCTCGACGTCGGCGCCGAACTGTCGGCCGATCACTTCGTCGCCGGCCAGATCGTCGACATCCAGGGTGTTACCCAGGGTAAGGGCTTTGCCGGTGCGATGAAGCGCTGGGGTTTCGGCGGTATGCGCGCCTCCCACGGTGTTTCGATCAGCCACCGTGCGCATGGTTCGACCGGTAACCGTCAGGATCCGGGCCGCGTCTTCAAGAACAAGAAGATGGCCGGCCACATGGGCGCGCGCAATCGCACCCAGCAGAATCTCGAAATCGTCCGCACCGACGTCGAGCGCGGCCTTCTCTTCGTCAAGGGCTCGGTCCCTGGCTCGAAGGGCGGCTGGTTGCTCGTCCGCGATGCGGTGAAGCTGCCGCGTCACCCCGAGGCCCCCTATCCGGCGGGCATCAAGAGCGCGGCCAACAGCAACGAAGCCCCGGCTGACGCGCCGGTCGAAACGCCGGTTGAAGAAACCGTCGTCGACACCGCGGCCACCGACGGCGCACAGGAGTCCTGA
- the rpsJ gene encoding 30S ribosomal protein S10 has product METQNIRIRLKAFDHRVLDQATTDIADTARRTGALIRGPIPLPTRIEKFTVNRGPHVDKKSREQFEVRTHKRLLDIVQPTPQTVDALMKLDLAAGVNVEIKLA; this is encoded by the coding sequence ATGGAAACGCAGAATATTCGCATTCGCCTGAAGGCCTTTGATCACCGCGTGCTCGATCAGGCCACCACCGACATTGCCGACACGGCACGTCGCACGGGCGCACTCATTCGCGGTCCGATCCCGCTTCCGACGCGTATTGAAAAATTCACCGTGAACCGCGGCCCGCATGTCGACAAGAAGTCGCGCGAGCAGTTCGAGGTGCGTACCCACAAGCGGCTGCTCGACATCGTGCAGCCCACCCCGCAGACGGTCGACGCGCTGATGAAGCTCGACCTCGCCGCGGGCGTGAACGTCGAAATCAAGCTGGCCTAA
- the tuf gene encoding elongation factor Tu has product MAKAKFERTKPHCNIGTIGHVDHGKTSLTAAITKVLAENVAGNAAVDFANIDKAPEERERGITISTAHVEYETNGRHYAHVDCPGHADYVKNMITGAAQMDGAILVVSAADGPMPQTKEHILLAKQVGVPTMVVFLNKVDQLDDPELLELVELEIREELSKRDFDGDNIPIIPGSALAALEGRDDNIGKDAILKLMEAVDAWIPQPERPLDKPFLMPIEDVFSISGRGTVVTGRVETGIVKVGEEVEIVGIKDTKKTVVTGVEMFRKLLDQGQAGDNIGALIRGVGREEVERGQVLAKPGSITPHTEFTSEVYVLSKDEGGRHTPFFANYRPQFYFRTTDVTGEVILPEGTEMVMPGDNVQLSVKLIAPIAMDPGLRFAIREGGRTVGAGVVATITK; this is encoded by the coding sequence ATGGCCAAGGCTAAATTTGAGCGGACGAAGCCGCACTGCAACATCGGCACCATCGGTCACGTCGACCATGGCAAGACCTCGCTGACCGCAGCGATCACCAAGGTGCTGGCGGAAAACGTTGCGGGCAACGCCGCCGTTGACTTCGCGAACATCGACAAGGCTCCCGAAGAGCGCGAGCGCGGCATCACCATTTCGACCGCACACGTCGAATATGAAACCAACGGCCGCCACTACGCGCACGTCGACTGCCCGGGTCACGCTGACTACGTCAAGAACATGATCACCGGTGCTGCCCAGATGGACGGCGCGATCCTCGTCGTGTCGGCCGCTGACGGCCCGATGCCCCAGACGAAGGAGCACATCCTGCTCGCGAAGCAGGTCGGCGTTCCGACCATGGTCGTCTTCCTCAACAAGGTCGACCAGCTTGACGATCCCGAACTGCTCGAACTCGTTGAGCTCGAAATCCGCGAAGAACTGTCGAAGCGCGATTTCGACGGCGACAATATTCCGATCATCCCGGGTTCGGCTCTCGCCGCCCTCGAAGGTCGCGACGACAACATCGGCAAGGACGCGATCCTGAAGCTGATGGAAGCCGTCGACGCGTGGATCCCGCAGCCGGAACGTCCGCTCGACAAGCCCTTCCTGATGCCGATCGAAGACGTGTTCTCGATCTCGGGTCGTGGTACGGTTGTTACCGGCCGCGTCGAAACCGGCATCGTCAAGGTCGGTGAAGAAGTCGAAATCGTCGGCATCAAGGACACCAAGAAGACCGTCGTCACCGGCGTCGAAATGTTCCGCAAGCTGCTCGACCAGGGCCAGGCTGGCGACAACATCGGTGCGCTGATCCGCGGCGTCGGCCGTGAAGAAGTTGAGCGTGGCCAGGTTCTGGCTAAGCCGGGTTCGATCACGCCGCACACCGAGTTCACCTCGGAAGTGTACGTCCTGTCGAAGGACGAAGGCGGCCGTCACACGCCGTTCTTCGCGAACTATCGTCCGCAGTTCTACTTCCGCACCACGGACGTCACCGGTGAGGTTATCCTCCCCGAGGGCACCGAAATGGTCATGCCGGGCGACAACGTCCAGCTGTCGGTCAAGCTGATTGCCCCGATCGCCATGGACCCGGGTCTGCGCTTCGCAATTCGCGAAGGTGGCCGCACGGTCGGCGCAGGGGTTGTCGCGACGATCACAAAGTAA
- the fusA gene encoding elongation factor G, translated as MARSHPLERYRNFGIMAHIDAGKTTTTERILYYTGKSYKIGEVHDGAATMDWMEQEQERGITITSAATTCLWKAEEGQGPEHRLNIIDTPGHVDFTIEVERSLRVLDGAITAFDGVAGVEPQSETVWRQADKYKVPRMCFINKLDRTGADFYYCVQTIIDRLGATPAVLYLPIGSEGGFKGLVDLVNERAIIWKDESLGAEFFYEEIPADLADKAAEYREKLVELAVEQDDDAMEAYLEGTVPDVATLKKLIRKGTLAQAFVPVLCGSAFKNKGVQTLLDAVVDYLPSPLDIPDVQGINPDTDQPDSRETSDSAPLSLLAFKIMNDPFVGSLTFARIYSGTLNKGTYLNSVKDKKEKVGRMLLMHANSREDIEEAYAGDIVALAGLKETTTGDTLCATNAPIILERMEFPEPVIELSVEPKTKADQERMGIALNRLAAEDPSFRVSTDHESGQTIIKGMGELHLDILVDRMKREFKVEANVGAPQVAYRESLAKAVDVDYTHKKQSGGSGQFGRVKVSVAPGERGAGITFIDEIKGGNIPREYIPSVEKGMRESAENGHMIGFPIIDFEIKLTDGAYHDVDSSALAFEIAGRAAMREVAAKAGIKLLEPVMKVEVVTPEEFMGDVIGDLNSRRGQIQGTDSRGIAQVVEAIVPLANMFGYVNQLRSFSQGRASYSMQFSHYEEVPTNVAEEVKAKMA; from the coding sequence ATGGCACGCAGCCATCCGCTCGAACGCTATCGCAATTTCGGTATCATGGCGCACATCGACGCCGGCAAGACCACGACGACCGAGCGCATTCTCTATTACACCGGCAAGTCCTATAAGATCGGCGAAGTCCATGACGGCGCCGCCACGATGGACTGGATGGAGCAGGAACAGGAACGCGGCATCACGATCACGTCGGCTGCCACCACCTGCCTGTGGAAGGCCGAAGAAGGTCAGGGTCCGGAACACCGCCTGAACATCATCGACACCCCCGGCCACGTCGACTTCACGATTGAAGTCGAGCGTTCGCTGCGCGTGCTCGACGGCGCGATCACCGCGTTCGACGGCGTTGCCGGCGTTGAGCCGCAGTCGGAAACCGTGTGGCGTCAGGCGGACAAGTACAAGGTTCCGCGGATGTGCTTCATCAACAAGCTCGACCGTACCGGTGCCGATTTCTATTATTGCGTCCAGACGATCATCGATCGCCTCGGCGCGACCCCGGCCGTGCTTTATCTGCCGATCGGTTCGGAAGGCGGCTTCAAGGGCCTCGTCGACCTGGTCAACGAGCGTGCGATCATCTGGAAGGACGAAAGCCTCGGCGCCGAATTCTTCTATGAAGAAATCCCGGCCGACCTTGCCGACAAGGCTGCCGAATATCGCGAAAAGCTCGTCGAGCTCGCCGTCGAACAGGACGACGACGCGATGGAAGCCTATCTCGAAGGCACTGTCCCCGACGTCGCCACGCTCAAGAAGCTGATCCGCAAGGGTACGCTGGCACAGGCGTTCGTTCCGGTCCTCTGCGGCTCGGCGTTCAAGAACAAGGGCGTCCAGACGCTGCTCGACGCGGTCGTCGACTATCTGCCTTCGCCGCTCGACATTCCTGACGTTCAGGGCATCAACCCGGACACCGACCAGCCCGACTCGCGTGAGACGTCGGACTCGGCTCCTCTGTCGCTGCTCGCGTTCAAGATCATGAACGACCCGTTCGTCGGTTCGCTCACCTTCGCCCGCATCTACTCGGGTACCCTGAACAAGGGCACGTACCTGAACTCGGTGAAGGACAAGAAGGAAAAGGTCGGTCGTATGCTGCTGATGCATGCGAACAGCCGCGAAGACATCGAAGAAGCCTATGCGGGCGACATCGTCGCGCTTGCCGGCCTCAAGGAAACCACCACCGGGGACACGCTCTGCGCCACCAACGCGCCGATCATCCTCGAGCGCATGGAATTCCCCGAGCCGGTTATCGAACTGTCGGTGGAACCGAAGACCAAGGCCGACCAGGAACGTATGGGCATCGCGCTCAACCGCCTGGCTGCCGAGGATCCCTCGTTCCGCGTGTCGACCGACCATGAATCGGGTCAGACGATCATCAAGGGCATGGGCGAGCTTCACCTCGACATTCTCGTCGATCGTATGAAGCGCGAGTTCAAGGTCGAAGCGAACGTCGGCGCGCCGCAGGTGGCGTACCGCGAATCGCTCGCGAAGGCTGTTGACGTCGACTATACCCACAAGAAGCAGTCGGGCGGCTCGGGCCAGTTCGGCCGCGTCAAGGTCAGCGTCGCTCCCGGCGAACGCGGCGCGGGCATCACCTTCATCGACGAAATCAAGGGCGGTAACATTCCGCGCGAATATATTCCGTCGGTTGAAAAGGGCATGCGCGAGTCGGCCGAAAACGGTCACATGATCGGCTTCCCGATCATCGACTTCGAAATCAAGCTCACGGACGGCGCGTATCACGACGTCGACTCGTCGGCGCTGGCGTTCGAAATCGCGGGCCGTGCGGCAATGCGCGAAGTGGCGGCGAAGGCCGGCATCAAGCTGCTCGAACCGGTGATGAAGGTCGAAGTCGTTACCCCTGAGGAATTCATGGGTGACGTGATCGGCGACCTTAACAGCCGTCGCGGGCAGATTCAGGGCACCGACAGCCGGGGCATCGCCCAGGTCGTCGAGGCGATCGTTCCGCTGGCGAACATGTTCGGCTATGTGAATCAGCTGCGCAGCTTCAGCCAGGGTCGCGCAAGCTACTCGATGCAATTCTCGCATTATGAAGAAGTGCCGACCAACGTCGCCGAAGAAGTGAAGGCCAAGATGGCCTGA
- the rpsG gene encoding 30S ribosomal protein S7, with protein sequence MARRRRPERREILPDPRFGDTVLSKFMNSVMLDGKKSVAESIVYGALESVEARAKKEPLGVFHEALANIRPNIEVRSRRVGGATYQVPVEVRPDRAQALAIRWLITAARNRSETTMAARLSGELLDASNNRGNAVKKREDTHRMAEANRAFSHYRW encoded by the coding sequence ATGGCTCGTCGTCGTCGTCCTGAACGCCGCGAAATCCTGCCCGATCCCCGTTTCGGTGATACGGTGCTGTCGAAGTTCATGAACAGCGTCATGCTGGACGGGAAGAAGTCCGTCGCCGAAAGCATCGTTTACGGTGCGCTCGAATCGGTCGAAGCCCGCGCCAAGAAGGAACCGCTCGGCGTGTTCCACGAAGCGCTCGCGAACATCCGTCCGAACATCGAAGTCCGCAGCCGCCGCGTCGGCGGTGCGACCTATCAGGTTCCGGTCGAAGTCCGTCCGGACCGTGCGCAGGCGCTCGCGATCCGCTGGCTGATCACCGCTGCACGCAACCGCAGCGAAACCACGATGGCCGCGCGTCTGTCTGGCGAACTGCTCGATGCGTCGAACAACCGTGGCAATGCCGTGAAGAAGCGTGAAGATACGCATCGCATGGCCGAAGCCAACCGCGCCTTCAGCCACTACCGCTGGTAA
- the rpsL gene encoding 30S ribosomal protein S12 → MPTINQLVRKGRTPQKVKSKVPAMDANPQKRGVCTRVYTTTPKKPNSALRKVAKVRLTNSREVITYIPGEGHNLQEHSVVLIRGGRVRDLPGVRYHVLRGVLDTQGVKDRKQSRSKYGAKRPK, encoded by the coding sequence ATGCCCACAATCAACCAGCTGGTCCGCAAGGGCCGGACTCCCCAGAAGGTGAAGTCTAAGGTCCCGGCGATGGACGCAAACCCGCAGAAGCGCGGCGTTTGCACCCGTGTCTATACGACGACCCCGAAAAAGCCGAACTCGGCGCTCCGCAAGGTTGCGAAGGTCCGCCTGACCAACAGCCGCGAAGTCATCACCTACATCCCCGGCGAAGGCCACAACCTCCAGGAACACAGCGTCGTGCTGATCCGCGGCGGTCGTGTCCGCGATCTTCCCGGTGTGCGTTACCACGTCCTGCGCGGCGTGCTCGATACGCAGGGTGTTAAGGACCGCAAGCAGAGCCGTTCGAAATACGGTGCGAAGCGTCCGAAGTAA
- a CDS encoding DNA-deoxyinosine glycosylase, translating into MPAVRHTSFAPHIAPDTRLLILGSLPGVRSLAERQYYAHPTNQFWRLLGEVIDRPLADMIYDDRLNALRDAKVGLWDVIRSAERQTSSDSQIREAEAHNLAALIAGLPELRMIAFNGGKAAAIGRKQLPPLGRIAIVDLPSSSAAHTIGFAAKRDSWMALRGAL; encoded by the coding sequence ATGCCCGCTGTCCGCCACACCAGCTTTGCGCCGCACATCGCGCCCGACACTCGTCTGCTGATCCTCGGTAGCCTGCCCGGCGTCCGTTCGCTCGCCGAACGGCAATATTATGCCCATCCGACGAACCAGTTCTGGCGTCTGCTTGGCGAGGTGATCGACCGTCCGCTCGCGGACATGATCTATGACGACCGGCTCAACGCCTTGCGTGACGCAAAGGTCGGGCTGTGGGACGTGATCCGTAGCGCCGAACGGCAAACGAGCAGCGACTCGCAGATCCGCGAAGCCGAAGCACACAACCTCGCGGCACTGATCGCCGGGCTGCCGGAACTGCGCATGATCGCGTTCAACGGCGGCAAGGCGGCGGCGATCGGGCGAAAACAGCTTCCACCGCTCGGTCGCATCGCCATCGTCGATCTGCCGTCGAGCAGCGCCGCGCATACAATCGGTTTCGCGGCGAAGCGCGATAGCTGGATGGCGCTTCGCGGCGCCCTCTGA
- a CDS encoding amidohydrolase family protein, with amino-acid sequence MKLIHIPLALIGAALASPLAAQAPARTIIHAGQLLAEPGKPVRGASTIIVEGGKVVSIADGYQPADPGATLIDLKDKYVLPGLIDSHVHLTSDAGGIAGQLEEITLSPAAQAFNAEVNGMKTLRAGFTTVRNLGDGDGATLALRDAILAGKVKGPRIVDAGNSISGSAGHMDGSLGYRDELRPFFAGAGNTCNGADDCRRAVRLQIGRGADVIKFASTGGVNSRIGAGLGKQMFDDEAQAIVETAHMFGKKVAVHAHGADGIRLALAAGVDSVEHGTILDEATIAAWAKSKAYYVPTLSTVNGYKERIAANANAYEPDVLAKIQWRISITGKSLERLVPKGVRIAFGTDAGVSKHGRNGDEFELMVEHGMTPIEALKAATVNAADLLGLSNEIGTIAPGKSADIIAVASDPVADVRVLKKVDFVMARGTVVD; translated from the coding sequence ATGAAGCTGATTCATATTCCGCTCGCGCTGATCGGCGCGGCGCTCGCTTCGCCGCTCGCCGCGCAGGCGCCCGCGCGCACGATCATCCACGCGGGCCAATTGCTCGCCGAACCCGGCAAGCCCGTGCGCGGCGCATCGACGATCATTGTCGAGGGTGGCAAGGTCGTGTCGATCGCCGACGGCTATCAGCCCGCCGATCCCGGCGCGACGCTGATCGATCTCAAGGACAAATATGTCCTCCCCGGCTTGATCGACAGCCACGTCCATCTGACGAGCGATGCGGGCGGCATCGCGGGGCAGCTTGAGGAAATCACGCTCAGCCCGGCGGCGCAGGCCTTTAATGCCGAGGTGAACGGGATGAAGACGCTGCGCGCGGGCTTTACCACGGTCCGCAATCTCGGCGACGGCGACGGCGCGACCTTGGCGCTTCGCGACGCGATTCTCGCGGGCAAGGTAAAGGGCCCGCGCATCGTCGATGCCGGCAACAGCATTTCGGGCAGCGCGGGACATATGGACGGCTCGCTCGGCTATCGCGACGAGCTGCGGCCTTTCTTCGCGGGGGCCGGCAACACCTGCAACGGCGCCGACGATTGCCGCCGCGCAGTGCGTCTTCAGATCGGCCGCGGGGCCGATGTGATCAAATTCGCCTCGACGGGAGGGGTCAACAGCCGCATCGGCGCCGGTCTCGGCAAGCAGATGTTCGACGACGAGGCGCAGGCGATCGTCGAAACCGCGCATATGTTCGGCAAGAAGGTCGCGGTTCACGCGCACGGCGCCGACGGCATTCGCCTTGCGCTCGCGGCCGGGGTCGATTCGGTCGAGCATGGCACGATCCTCGACGAAGCGACGATCGCGGCCTGGGCGAAGTCGAAGGCTTATTATGTCCCGACGCTCTCGACCGTGAACGGCTACAAGGAACGCATCGCCGCGAACGCCAACGCTTATGAACCGGATGTGCTGGCGAAGATTCAGTGGCGCATCTCGATCACGGGCAAAAGCCTCGAACGGCTTGTGCCCAAAGGCGTGCGCATCGCCTTCGGCACCGACGCCGGCGTGTCGAAGCACGGCCGGAACGGCGACGAGTTCGAACTGATGGTCGAGCACGGCATGACCCCGATCGAAGCCCTGAAGGCGGCGACGGTGAACGCTGCCGACCTGCTCGGCCTGTCGAACGAGATCGGCACGATCGCGCCGGGCAAGAGCGCCGACATCATCGCGGTGGCGAGTGATCCGGTCGCTGACGTGCGCGTGCTCAAGAAAGTCGATTTCGTGATGGCGCGCGGGACGGTGGTCGACTGA
- a CDS encoding S8 family peptidase → MADANRRNSIRWVAGRPLPLFLSIAALSLAGCGGGGGAARPSPTPAPPSAPTPTPTPTPTPTPTPTPTPPPTGNFNTAETRMSDGVNFHGAITAYQAGATGQGVLAGVIDDGIDQDSPEFAGRISAQSADVAGSRGINGEGTHGTNVAQVLLGGKNDAGTFGIAFNASLLVLRADRPGSCASEDPSNDESGCRFPEVAIAAGLDRAVSAGARVVNISLGGEDPPGATLRAAVSRATAAGIIVIVSAGNEGDTTANGNDPNNPDRFAQGLRDAGGGLVVIAGAVNDRGAISGFSNRAGGYAGSYLTALGEGVCCAYENGALKTEGNFVFVLNGTSFAAPQVAGAVALIAQAFPNLTSQQIVALLYQSARDAGAAGDDAVYGQGILDIARAFQPMGATALAGTSTAVALDAPLGMLGGPMGDAGGIGTTGLVTDGFGRAFNVDFGGSLAARRPDFKLSGAIGGLIRQQSAANSSLALSLVVAPGTGGTDALAGLSFYDAQRARTLAASVMTRFDARTRIGFAAGRSAGGLLAGERGDSGHAMLIGDAANEGLGFAASPGIGTMIRYNIINNQYVNLILENGWVSGSRWQDDPLLRYRSGRDSRYQRVGAAWDARFGPVRTALGASWLRESDSLLGARLGPMFGAGGATSLVGDAGILLDMQDDWQIAANWRQMWTRPDNQGLIAGGALWSTAFSFDVAKANLVQVGDSAALRLAQPLRVARGGIDLMLPVAHDYATGRTDFGRRTYNLAPTGRELVVEASYAMGLFGGELIANSWWRRDPGHIAAMPDDRGAALRFTMGF, encoded by the coding sequence ATGGCCGACGCGAACCGACGCAACAGCATCCGGTGGGTGGCCGGGCGGCCTTTGCCCCTTTTTCTCAGCATCGCCGCGCTTTCGCTGGCGGGATGCGGCGGTGGTGGCGGCGCGGCCCGCCCCTCGCCGACCCCCGCCCCGCCCTCTGCTCCCACGCCGACGCCAACCCCTACCCCTACCCCTACCCCTACCCCGACTCCCACCCCGCCGCCGACGGGCAATTTCAACACTGCCGAAACGCGCATGTCCGACGGGGTCAATTTCCATGGCGCGATCACCGCCTATCAGGCCGGGGCAACCGGACAGGGTGTCCTCGCGGGCGTGATCGACGACGGGATCGATCAGGACAGCCCCGAATTCGCCGGACGCATTTCGGCGCAATCGGCCGACGTAGCGGGATCGCGCGGTATCAACGGCGAAGGAACCCACGGGACGAATGTCGCACAGGTGCTGCTCGGCGGAAAGAATGACGCCGGCACCTTTGGCATCGCCTTCAACGCCAGCCTGCTCGTCCTGCGCGCCGACCGGCCGGGTAGCTGCGCGAGCGAGGATCCGTCGAACGACGAGAGCGGCTGCCGTTTTCCCGAAGTGGCGATTGCCGCAGGTCTCGACCGCGCGGTCAGCGCGGGCGCGCGCGTCGTCAACATCTCGCTCGGCGGCGAAGACCCGCCCGGGGCGACGTTGCGCGCGGCGGTCTCTCGCGCGACCGCTGCGGGAATCATCGTCATCGTTTCGGCGGGTAACGAAGGTGACACGACCGCGAACGGCAATGATCCGAACAACCCCGATCGCTTTGCGCAGGGGCTTCGCGATGCCGGCGGCGGGCTCGTCGTCATTGCCGGTGCGGTGAACGATCGTGGGGCGATCTCGGGGTTCAGCAATCGCGCGGGCGGCTATGCGGGCTCCTACCTGACCGCGCTCGGCGAAGGCGTGTGCTGCGCATATGAAAATGGCGCGCTCAAGACCGAAGGCAATTTCGTGTTCGTGCTCAATGGCACCAGTTTCGCGGCGCCGCAGGTCGCGGGCGCCGTCGCGCTGATCGCGCAGGCCTTTCCGAATCTTACCAGCCAGCAGATCGTCGCGCTCCTTTATCAGTCGGCACGCGACGCGGGCGCGGCGGGCGACGACGCCGTCTATGGCCAGGGCATTCTGGATATCGCGCGCGCATTCCAGCCGATGGGCGCTACCGCGCTTGCGGGCACTTCGACCGCCGTGGCTCTCGACGCGCCGCTGGGAATGCTCGGCGGTCCGATGGGCGATGCCGGCGGCATCGGAACGACGGGTCTCGTCACCGATGGCTTCGGCCGCGCCTTCAATGTGGATTTCGGCGGCTCGCTCGCTGCACGTCGGCCCGACTTCAAGCTGTCGGGCGCGATCGGCGGGCTGATACGCCAGCAAAGCGCCGCCAACTCGTCGCTCGCGCTTTCGCTTGTCGTCGCGCCGGGCACGGGCGGCACCGATGCACTCGCCGGCCTCTCTTTCTACGATGCGCAGCGTGCGCGTACCCTCGCGGCCTCGGTGATGACGCGCTTCGACGCGCGCACGCGGATCGGGTTTGCGGCGGGTCGCAGCGCCGGCGGCCTGCTCGCGGGTGAGCGCGGCGACAGCGGCCATGCCATGCTCATCGGTGACGCAGCGAACGAGGGGCTCGGCTTTGCCGCCAGCCCTGGCATCGGCACGATGATTCGCTATAATATCATTAATAATCAATATGTTAATCTCATTCTGGAAAATGGATGGGTCTCGGGCTCGCGTTGGCAGGACGATCCACTGCTCCGCTACCGCTCGGGCCGCGACAGTCGCTACCAGCGCGTCGGCGCCGCATGGGACGCCCGCTTTGGTCCTGTCCGGACGGCGCTCGGCGCCAGTTGGCTCCGCGAATCGGACAGTCTTCTCGGAGCCCGCCTTGGGCCGATGTTCGGCGCTGGCGGCGCGACCAGCCTCGTCGGCGACGCCGGCATCCTCCTCGATATGCAGGATGATTGGCAAATTGCGGCCAATTGGCGCCAGATGTGGACACGGCCGGACAACCAAGGCTTGATCGCGGGCGGCGCACTCTGGTCGACCGCCTTCTCCTTCGACGTTGCCAAGGCCAATCTGGTGCAAGTCGGCGACAGCGCCGCGCTCCGTCTCGCCCAGCCCTTGCGCGTCGCGCGTGGCGGCATCGACCTGATGCTCCCTGTCGCGCACGACTATGCGACCGGTCGCACCGACTTCGGGCGCCGCACATATAATCTCGCCCCGACGGGCCGCGAACTGGTTGTCGAGGCAAGCTATGCCATGGGCCTGTTCGGCGGCGAATTGATCGCGAATAGCTGGTGGCGGCGGGACCCGGGCCATATCGCCGCGATGCCCGACGATCGGGGCGCGGCGCTCCGCTTTACGATGGGCTTCTGA